The following coding sequences are from one Arachis hypogaea cultivar Tifrunner chromosome 7, arahy.Tifrunner.gnm2.J5K5, whole genome shotgun sequence window:
- the LOC112702285 gene encoding protein IQ-DOMAIN 33 yields MGFTGELVRSVFSRNRSAASYESKGRRNSTENRRWGSVRSYLCGNEFNSVVAEEDSASLKSSEVTVTQPIIQENLSDREDAKSEETVENVIEQEEMPNSSSSTFLSEEAAAIRIQSAYRSFLLRRRNDEIGTNNGEVQLNLVTESPDRKSMGTSIEVQTANSAEIFSAEGEKLSIYQRIHRRTRSHITKQKEEWDDSTVSSYVSKMRMQNRMEASTRRERALAYAFSQQLRICSKRRPTKYNSIESNMSWSWLERWMATRVPDTASLSVESHALKQHDPLNSNFTIKTRFLDAASGEEKESCGSNEVLPHFDSYSVNSREENCSIKSPRSKTNFKARRTVSRRKTVPSYQFLEEQPKVCKKEGSNNASKDVKQKPKACRKEDETETETRPS; encoded by the exons ATGGGTTTTACTGGAGAATTGGTAAGAAGTGTCTTCTCCAGAAACCGTTCTGCTGCATCATATGAAAGCAAA GGTAGGCGAAATTCGACAGAAAATCGAAGATGGGGTTCTGTTAGATCATACTTGTGTGGAAATGAATTCAATTCAGTTGTGGCAGAGGAGGATTCAGCTTCACTTAAGAGTTCTGAAGTTACAGTTACACAACCAATAATACAAGAGAACTTGAGTGATAGAGAAGATGCCAAAAGTGAAGAAACTGTGGAGAATGTAATAGAACAAGAAGAAATGCCAAATTCAAGTAGTTCTACATTCTTGAGTGAAGAAGCAGCAGCAATTCGGATTCAATCAGCATATAGAAGCTTTCTG TTAAGGCGTCGAAACGATGAAATTGGAACCAATAATGGTGAAGTTCAGCTCAATTTAGTAACTGAAAGTCCAGATAGAAAGTCCATGGGAACATCAATTGAAGTTCAAACTGCAAATTCAGCTGAAATTTTCTCGGCTGAAGGCGAAAAATTGAGCATTTACCAGCGTATTCATCGCCGGACAAGGAGTCATATAACAAAGCAGAAG GAAGAATGGGATGATAGCACTGTGAGTAGCTATGTATCGAAAATGCGAATGCAGAACAGAATGGAGGCATCAACCAGAAGAGAAAGAGCACTAGCTTATGCTTTCTCTCAACAG CTAAGAATCTGTTCAAAGAGAAGACCAACAAAATACAACAGCATAGAATCGAATATGAGCTGGAGCTGGCTCGAACGATGGATGGCTACACGTGTTCCAGACACTGCTTCATTATCTGTTGAAAGCCATGCTTTGAAGCAGCATGATCCTCTTAATAGTAATTTCACAATTAAGACTAGATTCTTGGATGCTGCTTCTGGGGAAGAAAAAGAGAGCTGTGGTTCGAATGAAGTGCTGCCTCATTTCGATAGCTATTCAGTAAATTCAAGAGAAGAAAATTGTAGCATCAAATCACCAAGATCAAAGACCAACTTCAAAGCTAGGAGAACCGTGTCAAGGCGAAAAACAGTGCCAAGCTATCAGTTCCTTGAAGAGCAGCCAAAG GTATGCAAGAAAGAAGGCTCAAACAATGCAAGCAAGGATGTTAAgcaaaaaccaaaagcatgtagGAAGGAAGATGAAACTGAAACTGAAACTAGGCCTTCCTAA